A stretch of Myceligenerans xiligouense DNA encodes these proteins:
- a CDS encoding type II toxin-antitoxin system VapC family toxin, translating to MIVCDTGPLVAAALKDDKHYYSSVELFTSARLAARKLLVPITVVAEVGYLLERFAGPRTEARFIRSLAERDFIPIALDTADFERMAELIEKYADLPLGTTDASVIAVAERLDVDEVATLDRRHFTVVRPRNGAAFSLLPEVL from the coding sequence GTGATCGTCTGTGACACCGGGCCGCTCGTCGCGGCCGCCCTCAAGGACGACAAGCACTACTACTCGTCGGTCGAACTCTTCACGAGTGCTCGGCTGGCGGCGCGCAAGCTGCTGGTGCCGATCACGGTTGTCGCTGAGGTCGGGTATCTCCTGGAACGCTTCGCTGGGCCGAGGACCGAGGCGCGGTTCATCAGATCCCTGGCCGAGCGGGACTTCATTCCGATAGCGCTGGACACGGCCGATTTCGAGCGGATGGCAGAACTGATCGAGAAGTACGCGGACCTGCCTCTTGGAACGACTGACGCATCTGTGATCGCGGTTGCCGAGCGACTGGATGTCGATGAGGTCGCGACTCTTGATCGAAGGCATTTCACTGTGGTCAGGCCTCGCAATGGTGCCGCGTTCTCGCTGCTTCCCGAGGTTCTCTGA
- a CDS encoding adenylyl cyclase translates to MTPHSPRARRRIGVALATALIAGGAVATLPTSAVADQHGHGGHGSHGHGHGPGHGPAAEDPDFGPNVTFIDETWSTDEINEFLDSVNDEAEFSQNRHQVFFEPGVYGSAAGEDDPATAEDIVNAELGYYESVDGLGAEPGDVLINGAIHVEPYVECPDNPWDCPGPGSLNRFWRSMGNLGFNPIQRPTPEDAARPFPAGVAEPHQMRYAVSQAAPLRRVDIQGDLTMFGRFGEYASGGYLANSRVAGTIVTGSQQQWYTRDSTVGAWEGGVWNMVFSGVDGAPATDFGQPAGEGAVGVKTSLDTTPVTREKPFLYRADDGELRVFAPHARTGTSGVNWATDASAGESLPLDDFYVARADRDSAASINRQLRRGKHLILTPGVYELADPLRVKRADTVVLGLGYASLTPTDGNAALVTGDAAGIHIAGITVDANVPESEVLVRVGKKCSPSWGKGHGHGHGKHHRDGADDPTTLTDVFVRVGGPWVGKAVTSIEVNSDDVLLDHIWAWRGDHGNGIGWEDNTGAHGVVVNGDRVTATGLFVEHYQENQTIWNGEDGRTVFYQSELPYDPPSQDAWMDGDRPGYASYRVADDVRRHEATGLGVYSYFWNGIDIRAESGIQVPEQQGVMLRSMTSVFLDGSGGINHVVNDTGDPVVGEFGSPQVVSYPN, encoded by the coding sequence ATGACACCCCACTCTCCCCGGGCACGACGCCGGATCGGCGTCGCGCTGGCAACGGCGCTGATCGCAGGAGGCGCGGTCGCCACGCTCCCGACGTCGGCCGTCGCGGACCAGCACGGCCACGGCGGCCACGGCAGCCACGGCCACGGGCATGGCCCGGGACACGGCCCGGCGGCCGAGGACCCGGACTTCGGCCCGAACGTCACGTTCATCGACGAGACGTGGTCCACGGACGAGATCAACGAGTTCCTGGACTCCGTGAACGACGAGGCGGAGTTCAGCCAGAACCGGCACCAGGTGTTCTTCGAGCCCGGCGTGTACGGCAGCGCCGCGGGCGAGGACGACCCCGCCACAGCCGAGGACATCGTCAACGCCGAGCTGGGCTACTACGAGTCCGTCGACGGCCTGGGCGCCGAGCCCGGCGACGTCCTGATCAACGGTGCGATCCACGTGGAACCGTACGTGGAGTGCCCCGACAACCCGTGGGACTGCCCGGGACCGGGTTCGCTGAACCGCTTCTGGCGGTCCATGGGGAACCTCGGGTTCAACCCCATCCAGCGCCCCACGCCCGAGGACGCCGCGCGCCCCTTCCCGGCCGGCGTGGCCGAGCCGCACCAGATGCGCTACGCCGTCTCGCAGGCCGCGCCGCTGCGCCGCGTCGACATCCAGGGTGACCTGACGATGTTCGGCCGGTTCGGCGAGTACGCGTCCGGCGGCTACCTGGCGAACTCGCGGGTCGCGGGCACCATCGTCACCGGCTCGCAGCAGCAGTGGTACACGCGCGACAGCACGGTGGGCGCCTGGGAGGGCGGCGTCTGGAACATGGTGTTCTCGGGTGTCGACGGTGCCCCGGCCACCGACTTCGGCCAGCCGGCCGGCGAGGGCGCGGTCGGCGTCAAGACCTCGCTCGACACGACTCCCGTCACGCGCGAGAAGCCGTTCCTCTACCGGGCCGACGACGGCGAACTGCGCGTCTTCGCGCCGCACGCCCGGACGGGGACCTCGGGCGTGAACTGGGCGACCGACGCGAGCGCCGGCGAGTCGCTGCCGCTCGACGACTTCTACGTCGCCCGGGCCGACCGCGACTCGGCCGCATCGATCAACCGGCAGCTGCGCAGGGGAAAGCACCTGATCCTCACGCCGGGCGTGTACGAACTGGCTGACCCGCTCCGCGTGAAGAGGGCCGACACCGTGGTGCTCGGCCTCGGCTACGCCTCGCTCACCCCGACGGACGGCAACGCGGCGCTGGTGACCGGTGACGCGGCCGGTATCCACATCGCCGGGATCACGGTGGACGCGAACGTGCCGGAGTCCGAGGTGCTGGTGCGGGTGGGGAAGAAGTGCTCGCCGTCGTGGGGGAAGGGGCACGGTCACGGACACGGCAAGCACCACCGGGACGGCGCCGACGACCCGACGACGCTGACCGACGTCTTCGTCCGCGTGGGCGGGCCCTGGGTCGGCAAGGCGGTCACGTCGATCGAGGTGAACAGCGACGACGTGCTGCTGGACCACATCTGGGCCTGGCGCGGGGACCACGGCAACGGCATCGGCTGGGAGGACAACACGGGCGCGCACGGCGTCGTCGTCAACGGTGACCGTGTCACCGCTACCGGCCTGTTCGTGGAGCACTACCAGGAGAACCAGACGATCTGGAACGGTGAGGACGGTCGCACGGTGTTCTACCAGAGCGAGCTGCCCTACGACCCGCCGAGCCAGGATGCCTGGATGGACGGCGACCGCCCCGGGTACGCGTCCTACCGCGTCGCGGACGACGTGCGCCGCCACGAGGCCACCGGTCTGGGGGTCTACTCGTACTTCTGGAACGGCATCGACATCCGCGCGGAGTCGGGCATCCAGGTCCCCGAGCAACAGGGTGTGATGCTCCGCTCCATGACCAGCGTGTTCCTCGACGGCTCGGGCGGCATCAACCACGTCGTCAACGACACGGGCGATCCGGTCGTCGGTGAGTTCGGCTCCCCTCAGGTGGTCAGCTACCCGAACTGA
- a CDS encoding LysR family transcriptional regulator, whose protein sequence is MLDVHRLRVFRSVVASGSVTAAASNLGYTSSAVSQHLTALQRETGLTLLVKAGRGLRPTAAGLALAKEADGVLERLGAAETLVSDLREGRTGSLRIGYFGSVGASWLPDVVRRLTTDFPGLRLDLELRDDIPDQPEQRPDLQLVVMMAEYTSAAGFTAHHLLDDSYVAVVPARHRFAGKEEIELADLADEPWIDNDFARGWCRRKLLEACAAAGFSPTFHVEAHDYPTALAFVDAGIGPTVLPELGTISLPPNTVPVRIVRPTPVRSVYVVVADPVADAPPVRAAIDELRRAAAREAARRTPPLEHGTTPARRHP, encoded by the coding sequence ATGCTCGACGTCCACCGCCTCCGCGTCTTCCGCTCCGTCGTCGCCAGCGGCTCGGTCACCGCCGCCGCGTCCAACCTCGGCTACACGTCGTCGGCCGTCAGCCAGCACCTCACCGCGCTGCAGCGCGAGACCGGCCTGACCCTCCTGGTCAAGGCCGGCCGCGGCCTACGCCCCACCGCCGCGGGGCTCGCCCTCGCGAAGGAGGCCGACGGCGTCCTCGAACGCCTCGGCGCCGCCGAGACCCTCGTCTCCGACCTGCGCGAGGGGCGCACGGGATCCCTCCGCATCGGCTACTTCGGATCGGTCGGAGCCTCCTGGCTGCCCGACGTCGTACGCCGGCTCACCACCGACTTCCCCGGACTGCGCCTCGACCTCGAACTCCGCGACGACATCCCCGACCAGCCCGAGCAGCGCCCCGACCTGCAACTCGTCGTCATGATGGCCGAGTACACGAGCGCCGCCGGCTTCACCGCGCACCACCTGCTGGACGACTCCTACGTCGCCGTCGTCCCCGCCCGGCACCGGTTCGCCGGCAAGGAGGAGATCGAGCTCGCCGACCTGGCCGACGAGCCCTGGATCGACAACGACTTCGCCCGGGGCTGGTGCCGCCGCAAGCTGCTGGAGGCGTGCGCCGCCGCCGGCTTCAGCCCCACCTTCCACGTCGAGGCCCACGACTACCCGACGGCGCTCGCGTTCGTGGACGCGGGCATCGGGCCCACCGTCCTGCCCGAGCTCGGCACGATCAGCCTCCCGCCGAACACGGTGCCGGTGCGGATCGTGCGCCCGACGCCGGTCCGGTCGGTGTACGTGGTGGTCGCGGACCCGGTCGCGGACGCGCCACCGGTCCGTGCCGCGATCGACGAGCTCCGCCGGGCGGCGGCCCGCGAGGCGGCCCGGCGCACCCCCCCACTCGAGCACGGAACCACGCCAGCCCGGCGTCATCCCTGA
- a CDS encoding ABC transporter ATP-binding protein translates to MIEAHGLAKRYGSKTAVDHVTFTVQPGRVTGFLGPNGAGKSTTMRMIMGLDKPTAGTVTVNGRPYAKLGRPLAEVGALLEAKAVHSGRSAFNHLRALAATHGIPQQRVHDVIELTGLESVAKKRVGGFSLGMGQRLGIAAALLGDPKTLILDEPVNGLDPEGVIWVRNLAKHLASEGRTVFLSSHLMSEVALTADHVIVIGRGRILADTSVEDLLAASERKHVRVRSPQAGDLAALLREKDAQVKTPEADILEVSGPDAASVGELAAAGRIVLHELTPIESTLEEAYMSLTADSVEYRSESLAGAGEARPDGAPVTAGAPADGPAETPADHPTAPHPGKHSADGTVPAGSSQEVNDR, encoded by the coding sequence ATGATCGAGGCCCACGGTCTCGCCAAGCGATACGGCTCCAAGACCGCCGTCGACCACGTCACCTTCACCGTCCAGCCCGGCCGCGTGACCGGCTTCCTCGGCCCCAACGGGGCCGGGAAGTCCACCACCATGCGCATGATCATGGGTCTGGACAAGCCCACCGCCGGTACCGTCACCGTGAACGGCCGGCCCTACGCGAAGCTGGGGCGCCCGCTGGCCGAGGTCGGCGCGCTGCTCGAGGCCAAGGCCGTCCACTCCGGCCGCTCCGCGTTCAACCACCTCCGCGCCCTGGCCGCCACGCACGGCATCCCCCAGCAGCGCGTGCACGACGTCATCGAGCTGACCGGGCTGGAGTCCGTCGCCAAGAAGCGCGTCGGCGGGTTCTCGCTCGGCATGGGGCAGCGCCTCGGCATCGCGGCCGCCCTCCTGGGCGACCCGAAGACGCTCATCCTCGACGAGCCGGTCAACGGCCTCGACCCCGAGGGCGTCATCTGGGTGCGCAACCTCGCCAAGCACCTCGCGTCCGAGGGGCGCACGGTCTTCCTGTCCAGCCACCTGATGAGCGAGGTCGCGCTCACCGCGGACCACGTCATCGTCATCGGCCGGGGCCGCATCCTCGCCGACACGTCCGTCGAGGACCTCCTCGCGGCGTCGGAGCGCAAGCACGTCCGCGTGCGCTCGCCGCAGGCGGGGGATCTGGCCGCGCTCCTGCGCGAGAAGGACGCACAGGTCAAGACCCCGGAGGCCGACATCCTGGAGGTCAGCGGCCCGGACGCGGCGTCGGTGGGCGAGCTCGCCGCCGCGGGCCGGATCGTGCTGCACGAGCTCACGCCGATCGAATCGACGCTGGAGGAGGCGTACATGTCCCTCACGGCCGACTCCGTGGAGTACCGCTCGGAGAGCCTGGCAGGCGCGGGAGAGGCGCGGCCCGACGGGGCGCCGGTCACGGCCGGCGCACCCGCGGACGGGCCGGCGGAGACGCCCGCCGATCACCCGACGGCGCCGCACCCCGGAAAGCACTCCGCCGACGGCACGGTTCCCGCAGGTTCCTCGCAGGAGGTGAACGACCGATGA
- a CDS encoding FKBP-type peptidyl-prolyl cis-trans isomerase: MTTLPTVEWQAGGKPALTFPEGDAPAGLQVQVLEEGNGPVVEAGRTIVVDYLGQTWGGGVFDNSYDRGTTIDFPIGVGAVIGGWDKGLVGRNVGDKVLLSIPAEHGYGSRGVPQAGIPGGATLVFVVEVKGVQ; this comes from the coding sequence GTGACTACGCTCCCCACCGTCGAGTGGCAGGCCGGCGGCAAGCCGGCGCTCACCTTCCCCGAGGGCGACGCCCCAGCGGGCCTGCAGGTCCAGGTGCTCGAAGAGGGCAACGGGCCGGTCGTCGAGGCCGGCCGGACGATCGTCGTCGACTACCTGGGGCAGACCTGGGGCGGCGGTGTGTTCGACAACAGCTACGACCGCGGCACCACGATCGACTTCCCGATCGGCGTCGGCGCCGTGATCGGCGGCTGGGACAAGGGCCTGGTGGGCCGGAACGTCGGCGACAAGGTGCTGCTGTCCATCCCGGCCGAGCACGGCTACGGCTCGCGCGGCGTCCCGCAGGCGGGCATCCCGGGCGGAGCGACGCTGGTGTTCGTCGTGGAGGTGAAGGGGGTCCAGTAG
- a CDS encoding Bax inhibitor-1/YccA family protein yields the protein MSNPVFSNSDVFGEPRRTGAPQGARGGTATAPNPYSQYGTAGQAPMGADQLGAMYDAPSATPADTKRLTYDDVIIKTGGLLALLVVVAAATFMLAPGLVWVGLIGGLVLGLVNAFKKNPSPFLITAYAVFQGMFVGGISFVFNGYEGIVFQAIIGTVSVFAGSLFLFKTGKIQVTPKFTRFLMMALIGYALFSLINLVLVWTDALGGFGMRNGWLGIAVGAFAIVLGIMSLMVDFDFIKRGVEEGIPAKFAWTAAFGLIVTLVWLYTEILRLLAIINIFSGD from the coding sequence ATGAGCAACCCCGTCTTTTCAAACAGCGACGTCTTCGGTGAACCACGTCGCACCGGCGCGCCGCAGGGCGCCCGAGGTGGCACTGCCACCGCCCCCAACCCCTACTCCCAGTACGGCACGGCAGGTCAGGCGCCCATGGGCGCCGACCAGCTCGGCGCCATGTACGACGCGCCGTCGGCCACCCCGGCCGACACCAAGCGCCTGACGTACGACGACGTGATCATCAAGACCGGCGGGCTGCTGGCCCTGCTGGTGGTCGTCGCCGCGGCGACGTTCATGCTCGCGCCAGGTCTGGTGTGGGTCGGCCTGATCGGCGGCCTCGTGCTGGGTCTGGTCAACGCGTTCAAGAAGAACCCGTCGCCGTTCCTGATCACCGCGTACGCGGTGTTCCAGGGCATGTTCGTCGGTGGCATCTCGTTCGTGTTCAACGGCTACGAGGGCATCGTCTTCCAGGCGATCATCGGAACGGTGTCCGTGTTCGCCGGTTCCCTGTTCCTGTTCAAGACCGGCAAGATCCAGGTCACGCCCAAGTTCACGCGCTTCCTCATGATGGCGCTGATCGGCTACGCGCTGTTCTCGCTGATCAACCTCGTCCTCGTGTGGACCGATGCGCTCGGCGGTTTCGGCATGCGTAACGGCTGGCTGGGCATCGCCGTCGGTGCGTTCGCGATCGTGCTCGGGATCATGTCCCTCATGGTCGACTTCGACTTCATCAAGCGTGGTGTCGAGGAGGGAATCCCGGCGAAGTTCGCGTGGACCGCGGCGTTCGGACTGATCGTCACGCTGGTCTGGCTGTACACCGAGATCCTGCGTCTGCTGGCGATCATCAACATCTTCAGCGGCGACTGA
- a CDS encoding glycoside hydrolase family 15 protein: MTTDSPEAAVPQAARRHPQKRADAPKRPIKGHTSSDGASPQAWDWRSKFPSIADYGFLSDCEANALIAPSGAVEWMCIPRPDSASIFSALLDRGAGRFRLSPYGVRVPVARRYIPGTLILETTWQTPTGWLVVRDAMLMGPWHDVEKRSGTHRRTPTDNDAEHILLRTVKCVSGTVDLEVMCEPRPNYARNEPAWSYDNSGYSSVTARLGKHNPDVSLTSDLRFGLEGRRAIARTRMTEGTTHFVAMSWGSQPAPKNWTDATAAMWRTEQYWRDWITQGKFPDHPWRIYLQRSALTLKGLTYSPTGALIAAATTSLPETPGGERNWDYRYSWIRDSTFALWGLYTLGLDREANDFFAFIHDVCRDNKQLQIMYGVGGEETLEEAELTHLSGYEGARPVRIGNGAYNQKQHDVWGAVLDSVYLHTRSREQLPESLWPILKRQVEEAAKHWHKPDRGIWEVRGEPQHFTSSKLMCWVAMDRGAKLARLYDEHDYAEQWQKIADEIRADILAKGVDERGVFTQRYGDPALDASLLLVPLLRFLPPDHESVRATVLAIADELTVDGLVLRYRVEETDDGLAGEEGTFTICSFWLVSALVEIGELERAKALCERLLSFASSLNLYAEEIDPSSGRHLGNFPQAFTHLALINAVMHVIRAEQGEHQSDYFGHTDES, translated from the coding sequence ATGACGACGGATTCACCCGAGGCCGCGGTCCCGCAGGCGGCCCGCCGGCACCCGCAGAAGCGTGCCGACGCTCCCAAGCGCCCCATCAAGGGCCACACCTCCAGCGACGGAGCGTCGCCTCAGGCGTGGGACTGGCGTAGCAAGTTCCCGTCGATCGCCGACTACGGTTTCCTCTCGGACTGCGAGGCCAACGCCCTCATCGCGCCGTCGGGCGCGGTGGAGTGGATGTGCATTCCCCGCCCGGACTCCGCCAGCATCTTCTCCGCGCTGCTGGACCGGGGCGCCGGCCGCTTCCGCCTCAGCCCGTACGGGGTCCGCGTGCCGGTCGCGCGCCGGTACATCCCGGGCACGCTCATCCTGGAGACCACCTGGCAGACGCCCACCGGCTGGCTCGTCGTGCGCGACGCGATGCTGATGGGCCCGTGGCACGACGTCGAGAAGCGGTCCGGCACGCATCGCCGCACCCCGACGGACAACGACGCCGAACACATCCTGCTGCGCACGGTGAAGTGCGTGTCCGGCACGGTCGACCTCGAGGTGATGTGCGAGCCGCGCCCGAACTACGCGCGCAACGAACCGGCCTGGTCCTACGACAACAGCGGCTACTCGAGCGTCACCGCGAGGCTGGGCAAGCACAACCCGGACGTCAGCCTGACGTCGGATCTGCGCTTCGGCCTCGAGGGCCGGCGTGCCATCGCCCGCACCCGGATGACCGAGGGCACCACGCACTTCGTCGCGATGTCGTGGGGCTCGCAGCCCGCGCCGAAGAACTGGACCGACGCGACCGCCGCGATGTGGCGCACGGAGCAGTACTGGCGCGACTGGATCACCCAGGGCAAGTTCCCCGACCACCCGTGGCGCATCTACCTGCAGCGTTCCGCGCTCACGCTGAAGGGACTCACCTACTCCCCCACCGGCGCGCTCATCGCGGCGGCGACGACGTCGCTCCCCGAGACCCCGGGCGGAGAACGCAACTGGGACTACCGGTACTCCTGGATCCGCGACTCGACGTTCGCCCTCTGGGGCCTGTACACGCTCGGACTGGACCGCGAGGCGAACGACTTCTTCGCGTTCATCCACGACGTGTGCCGTGACAACAAGCAGCTCCAGATCATGTACGGGGTCGGCGGCGAGGAGACCCTGGAGGAGGCCGAGCTCACACACCTGTCCGGGTACGAGGGCGCCCGCCCCGTGCGGATCGGCAACGGCGCGTACAACCAGAAGCAGCACGACGTCTGGGGAGCCGTGCTCGACTCCGTCTACCTGCACACGCGCTCGCGCGAGCAGCTACCGGAGTCGCTCTGGCCCATCCTCAAGCGCCAGGTCGAGGAGGCCGCGAAGCACTGGCACAAGCCGGATCGCGGCATCTGGGAGGTGCGCGGGGAGCCACAGCACTTCACCTCGTCGAAGCTGATGTGCTGGGTCGCGATGGACCGCGGCGCCAAGCTGGCGCGGCTGTACGACGAGCACGACTACGCCGAGCAGTGGCAGAAGATCGCCGACGAGATCCGGGCCGACATCCTCGCCAAGGGCGTCGACGAGCGCGGCGTGTTCACGCAGCGCTACGGCGACCCCGCGCTCGACGCGTCCCTCCTGCTCGTCCCGTTGCTGCGGTTCCTCCCGCCGGACCACGAGAGCGTGCGCGCCACGGTCCTCGCCATCGCCGACGAGCTGACCGTGGACGGGCTGGTGCTGCGCTACCGCGTCGAGGAGACCGACGACGGCCTGGCCGGCGAGGAGGGCACCTTCACGATCTGCTCGTTCTGGCTGGTGTCCGCGCTCGTGGAGATCGGCGAGCTGGAGCGGGCCAAGGCGCTGTGCGAGCGGCTGCTGTCGTTCGCGTCCTCGCTGAACCTCTACGCCGAGGAGATCGACCCGTCGAGCGGGCGGCACCTCGGAAACTTCCCGCAGGCGTTCACCCACCTCGCCCTGATCAACGCGGTGATGCACGTGATCCGCGCCGAGCAGGGCGAGCACCAGAGCGACTACTTCGGCCACACCGACGAGTCCTGA
- a CDS encoding class I SAM-dependent methyltransferase, whose product MTDTLTSLLDGLRPYPEDGSRADGPVAVDATDRLVLEEAGAAIESAGPGEVVTIGDRFGALTLGAIALGARDVRVHQDPVDAEAALRANALVARRGAFGHHPLGPELLRGALVVLLQLPKSLAELTEIAEQVARHAADDVVLYAGGRVKHMTHAMNDVLGALFSEVTPSLARRKSRLLVARGPVPGARERRLTYPVREVLPDVPGFDGPVTVVAHGGVFGGGTLDGGTRLLLARSSGWPPSSARQLAVDLGCGSGILATALALRGAEVVATDRSAAAVASAAATAAANGVGHLVRTVRDDAGSSLPDGSADLVLLNPPFHDRAAVSTDAAHRMFAAAGRVLRPGGELWTVFNSALRYRPALDRAVGPTEQVARDRRFTVTRSIRRDQG is encoded by the coding sequence GTGACCGACACCCTCACCTCCCTCCTCGACGGCCTGCGCCCGTACCCCGAGGACGGCTCCCGCGCCGACGGCCCGGTCGCGGTCGACGCGACGGACCGCCTGGTGCTGGAGGAGGCCGGCGCCGCGATCGAGTCGGCGGGCCCCGGCGAGGTCGTCACGATCGGCGACCGGTTCGGCGCGCTCACGCTGGGCGCGATCGCCCTGGGCGCACGTGACGTGCGCGTCCACCAGGACCCGGTCGACGCGGAGGCCGCGCTGCGCGCCAACGCGCTCGTCGCGCGACGCGGTGCGTTCGGCCACCATCCTCTCGGGCCGGAGCTGCTGCGGGGCGCCCTCGTCGTGCTGCTCCAGCTCCCGAAGTCCCTGGCGGAGCTCACCGAGATCGCCGAGCAGGTGGCCCGGCACGCCGCCGACGACGTCGTGCTGTACGCGGGCGGGCGCGTCAAGCACATGACGCACGCGATGAACGACGTGCTGGGCGCCCTCTTCTCCGAGGTCACGCCGTCGCTCGCGCGGCGGAAGTCACGCCTCCTCGTCGCCCGCGGCCCCGTGCCCGGCGCCCGCGAGCGGCGGCTGACGTATCCGGTGCGCGAGGTGCTGCCCGACGTGCCCGGCTTCGACGGCCCGGTCACCGTCGTCGCGCACGGCGGGGTGTTCGGGGGCGGCACGCTCGACGGTGGCACGCGCCTTCTCCTCGCGCGGTCGAGCGGCTGGCCGCCGTCGTCCGCGCGGCAGCTCGCCGTCGATCTGGGGTGCGGCAGCGGCATCCTGGCGACCGCGCTTGCCCTGCGCGGTGCCGAGGTCGTGGCGACCGATCGCAGCGCGGCGGCGGTGGCCTCGGCGGCGGCGACGGCAGCGGCGAACGGCGTCGGGCACCTCGTCCGGACCGTGCGGGACGACGCCGGCTCGTCCCTGCCCGACGGGAGCGCCGACCTCGTGCTGCTCAACCCGCCGTTCCACGACCGGGCCGCGGTCAGCACCGACGCCGCGCACCGCATGTTCGCGGCGGCCGGCCGGGTGCTCCGGCCGGGCGGCGAGCTGTGGACGGTGTTCAACTCCGCGCTGCGGTACCGGCCCGCGCTGGACCGCGCCGTCGGCCCCACCGAGCAGGTGGCCCGCGACCGGCGCTTCACGGTGACCCGCTCGATCCGGCGCGACCAGGGGTAG
- a CDS encoding DMT family transporter, translating to MNTALAPEAPDLRPGEPSGSRTRYLVPLAAGVTVVLWASAFIGIRAAGHDYSPGALTLGRIAVGTLALTVLAGVAGKLRVPRGRLLAGVIVWGVLWFGVYNIALNAAERTLDAGTAALLVQLAPILTAVVAGLALGEGFPARLLTGIGIAFTGVAVIAWASSSGTSDVGAVLLGLTAAVLYSAGTLLQKRMLPRVDALTMTWLGCLAGTVAALPFAGTLVTEVVAAPVPATLGVIYLGVFPTAIAFATWGYALSHTTAGRLSATTYAVPPIAVLLSWWLLDEVPAPIVLVGGALCLGGVILATRRPRTR from the coding sequence ATGAACACCGCCCTCGCCCCGGAAGCACCGGACCTTCGTCCGGGCGAGCCGTCCGGATCCCGCACCCGCTACCTGGTCCCCCTCGCCGCCGGGGTGACGGTCGTCCTGTGGGCCTCGGCGTTCATCGGGATCCGGGCCGCCGGGCACGACTACTCCCCCGGCGCGCTCACGCTCGGGCGGATCGCCGTCGGGACCCTCGCCCTGACCGTCCTGGCGGGCGTGGCGGGGAAGCTCCGGGTCCCCCGCGGCCGCTTGCTCGCGGGCGTGATCGTGTGGGGCGTGCTGTGGTTCGGTGTCTACAACATCGCTCTGAACGCGGCCGAGCGCACGCTCGACGCCGGAACGGCGGCGCTCCTGGTGCAGCTCGCGCCGATCCTCACGGCGGTGGTCGCCGGGCTGGCGCTGGGCGAGGGGTTCCCGGCGCGGTTGCTGACCGGGATCGGGATCGCGTTCACCGGCGTGGCCGTGATCGCCTGGGCGTCGTCGTCGGGCACCTCCGACGTCGGGGCCGTACTGCTCGGGCTCACCGCGGCGGTGCTGTACTCGGCGGGCACCCTCCTGCAGAAGCGGATGCTGCCGCGGGTCGACGCCCTGACCATGACCTGGCTGGGCTGCCTCGCCGGCACCGTGGCTGCCCTGCCGTTCGCCGGGACGCTCGTCACGGAGGTGGTCGCGGCGCCCGTCCCGGCCACGCTCGGGGTGATCTACCTGGGCGTTTTCCCCACCGCCATCGCGTTCGCCACCTGGGGATACGCGCTGTCGCACACGACGGCGGGCCGCCTGTCCGCGACCACCTACGCCGTGCCGCCGATCGCGGTGCTGCTCTCCTGGTGGCTGCTCGACGAGGTCCCCGCCCCGATCGTTCTCGTGGGCGGTGCGCTGTGCCTGGGCGGCGTGATCCTGGCAACACGTCGTCCCCGCACCCGCTGA
- a CDS encoding DUF5997 family protein, translating to MATPFSQQVIKPINAAKRLGVLLPETPPEFQEKGITRAELEELEKNPPAWLAELRRNGPHPRPVVAGRLGISISGLARGGVTEPLTTEQIDELRADPPEWLVAERETQARVRADEERAESKSTKRHRDTPAT from the coding sequence ATGGCAACCCCCTTCTCCCAACAGGTCATCAAGCCGATCAACGCCGCCAAGCGGCTCGGCGTCCTCCTCCCCGAGACGCCACCGGAGTTCCAGGAGAAGGGCATCACTCGCGCTGAGCTGGAAGAACTCGAGAAGAACCCGCCAGCCTGGCTGGCGGAGCTGCGGCGGAACGGGCCGCACCCGCGCCCCGTCGTCGCCGGCCGGCTGGGCATCTCCATCTCGGGCCTGGCACGCGGTGGTGTCACGGAACCACTGACCACGGAGCAGATCGACGAGCTGCGCGCCGACCCGCCGGAGTGGCTCGTCGCGGAGCGCGAGACGCAGGCGCGGGTCCGCGCCGACGAGGAGCGCGCCGAGAGCAAGTCCACCAAGCGGCACCGCGACACCCCCGCGACGTAG